A stretch of Tachyglossus aculeatus isolate mTacAcu1 chromosome 3, mTacAcu1.pri, whole genome shotgun sequence DNA encodes these proteins:
- the LOC119925233 gene encoding olfactory receptor 13A1-like, which translates to MVAPNQTMVTEFILQSFTENPRLQALFFTLFLLLFIMALTGNVLIITAIHVSNRLHLPMYFFLANLAILDIICTSSVLPKVLENLISVKKTISYGGCMNQIFFLSWSLSSELVLFTAMAYDRYMAICQPLHYSKMVSKTVCVGLAAFVWSVGWLNSVIFTGLVLRLSFCGPNFIPHFFCEIPPVLLLSCTPTYWIDILTMTADMFLVGLNFFLTMMSYSFIIASIMKIRTREGKKRAFNTCSSHLTVVTLYYSTVLYTYIRPFLGTSGPLDKLVSVLYTVLTPSLNPLIYTLRNKDVKVALKKLFTFPPP; encoded by the coding sequence ATGGTAGCCCCAAACCAGACAATGGTGACAGAGTTCATCTTACAGAGTTTCACCGAAAACCCTCGGCTTCAGGCTCTCTTCTTTaccctcttcctgcttctcttcataATGGCTCTCACGGGAAATGTCCTCATCATCACTGCCATCCACGTCAGCAACAGACTCCACctgcccatgtatttcttcctggcCAACCTGGCCATTCTTGATATCATCTGCACCTCGTCGGTTTTGCCCAAAGTTCTGGAGAACCTGATCTCGgtgaagaaaaccatctcctatGGTGGCTGTATGAATCAGATATTCTTCCTCAGTTGGTCCCTGAGTTCGGAGCTGGTACTCTTCACGgcgatggcctatgaccgctataTGGCTATTTGTCAGCCTTTGCACTACAGCAAGATGGTGAGCAAGACAGTGTGTGTTGGGTTGGCTGCCTTCGTGTGGAGTGTCGGTTGGCTCAACTCTGTAATCTTCACGGGTCTGGTCCTCAGATTATCCTTCTGTGGGCCCAACTTCATCCCTCACTTCTTCTGCGAAATCCCCCCCGTACTGCTGCTTTCTTGTACCCCAACCTACTGGATCGACATCCTGACCATGACGGCAGATATGTTCCTGGTCGGCCTGAATTTCTTCCTCACCATGATGTCCTACAGCTTCATCATAGCCAGCATCATGAAGATCCGCaccagggagggaaagaagagagcttTCAACACCTGTTCCTCCCATCTCACCGTGGTGACCCTCTATTACTCCACTGTGCTTTATACTTACATCCGTCCATTTCTGGGGACCTCGGGACCTCTGGACAAATTGGTGTCTGTATTGTACACTGTCTTGACTCCGTCTCTGAACCCGCTCATTTACACACTGAGAAATAAAGATGTCAAAGTGGCACTAAAGAAACTCTTCACATTTCCACCACCATAG